The genomic stretch GAAGCTGTTATCTGATCACTGGTTCGTTTTGCATAAATATGTGTTCGATTTGAAGCGAAAAAACGGCGGCACGGTGCGTCAGATGCGGGAAGTGTACGACCGTGGTAACGGCGCGACTATTTTGCTGTATAACCGGGCCAAAGGAACGGTGGTGTTGACCCGTCAGTTCCGGATGCCGACCTATCTGAATGGTAATGAAAGCGGGATGTTGCTGGAGGCCTGTGCTGGCCTGCTGGACGATCAATCACCTGAGCAGTGCATCCGTAATGAGGCTATCGAAGAAACCGGCTACCGGATTGGTCAGGTGGAAAAGCTGTTTGAAGCCTATATGTCGCCGGGTGGTGTCACCGAGCTGCTACACTTCTTTGCGGCGGAATACGACGATACGCAAAAACGGACTTCCGGCGGTGGTGTGGAAGACGAAGATATCGAAGTGCTGGAGTTGCCATTCAGTGAAGCGATGGCGATGGTCAAAGATGGCCGTATTAAGGATGGCAAAACCATCATGTTGTTGCAGCACGCGCAGATTAACGGCTGGTTCGCCAACGCCCGTTAACCGGTAGGATGCGGTAAACACATCCGGGGCCGACAGGCCCCGTGTCGTTTGGTGATTCCGCCGGGCTTATAGCTGGGCGGCGAGCAGATCTTCCAGTTTCTGCTGGTCTGCGGCAAACAGGCGAATACCCTCAGAGAGTTTTTCTACCGCCATAGGATCCTGATTGTGCTGCCAGCGGAATTCGGTTTCCGACAGTGGTGCTGGCTGATGGAAGCCTTCGGTTGACGGGCTGAGCCGACGTTCTACCGGGGCGGTGCTGTTTTTCAACTGTTCCAGCAACGCCGGGGCGATGGTCAGACGGTCGCATCCGGCCAATGCCAGGATTTGTTCCACCTTGCGGAAGCTGGCCCCCATCACGATAGTGCGGTAGCGGTGCTGTTTGTAGTACTCGTAAATACGTCGTACGGACAGTACGCCGGGGTCCTGTTCGGCGTTGTAGTCGGCAGAAGGCTGTCGGGCCTGATACCAATCGTAAATACGGCCGACAAACGGCGAAATCAGATAGACACCCGCCTCGGCACACGCGCGAGCCTGGGCAAACGAGAACAGCAGCGTCAGGTTGCAGTTTATCCCTTCTTTTTCCAGCTCTTCGGCGGCGCAGATCCCTTCCCAGGTGGCGGCCAGCTTAATCAGAATACGCGAGCGATGGATGTCCTTTTCCTCATACATCGCGATCAGTTTGCGGGCTTTCGCCACACACATACCGCGATCAAACGACAAGCGGGCATCAACTTCGGTGGAGACTCGCCCAGGAATGCTATTGAGAATTTCCGTCCCGATGTTGACCGCCAGGCGGTCGCTGGCGTTGATGAGTTGTGTCTCTTTCGAGCCGCCTTGCTGGCGGGCATACGCCAGTGCATCGGCAAAGAGTGATTGATACGCAGGCAGGCTGGCGGCTTTCAGAATGAGTGAGGGGTTAGTGGTAGCGTCCTGCGGTGAAAAGTGGCGAATCGATTCGATATCGCCGCTGTCTGCCACTACCACAGTGAATTGTTTCAATGCGTCTAGCTGGTTCATGGCTTAGCTCCCTGAAGATAAATTTGGCGGAATCACACTGCAGGATTCTGTGGTGGAATGACATGCGTTTTTTCTGATTGCGCAGCCATCGGCAGAGCTGACCCCGTCATGCCGTAACACTGGCTAAGCATAGCTAATCTGTACGCCATCTGCCGTCGGGTTGGATAAATTGAGGGGTGAGTGGCGTTTTTTCTGGCATTTTCTGCTTTTTTTGCCCGGCGCATCACGCGGGGTTATCGCGGATATACGCGTTGTCACAGCTTGTGGGGAGGTATGCCGCTGAGTGATTTTCACTCTCATTAATTAACTATATTAAGCGGTATTCCGGCGCGGATTTTGTAATGCTTCATGGTTTCGCAAATGACAGACACGATAGACTGGGTAGCCCACTACCCTACAAACAAAGCAAGAAGACAAGGTAATTAGCTATGGATGAACAACTCAAGCAAAGCGCACTGGACTTCCATCAATATCCGGTGCCGGGAAAAATCCAGGTCTCCCCGACGAAGCCGCTGGCAACTCAGCGTGACCTGGCGCTGGCCTACTCACCGGGCGTTGCCGCGCCTTGTCTGGAAATTGCGCAAGACCCGCTGGCCGCTTACAAATACACCGCGCGCGGTAATCTGGTGGCGGTGATCTCCAACGGTACCGCCGTGCTGGGGCTGGGTAATATCGGCGCACTGGCCGGTAAACCGGTGATGGAAGGTAAAGGGGTACTGTTCAAGAAGTTCTCCGGCGTCGATGTCTTTGATATCGAAGTGGATGAGCAGGATCCTGACAAGCTGATCGATGTGATCGCCGCACTGGAGCCGACTTTCGGTGGTATCAACCTGGAAGACATCAAGGCCCCGGAATGCTTCTATATCGAGCAGAAGCTGCGCGAGCGCATGAAGATTCCGGTATTCCACGACGACCAACACGGCACCGCTATCATTTGTACCGCAGCGGTACTCAACGGGCTGCGCGTGGTAGAAAAACAGATTGCCGATGTCCGGCTGGTGGTTTCCGGTGCGGGCGCGGCATCGATTGCCTGCCTCAATCTGCTGGTGGCGTTGGGCCTGAAACGTGAAAACATCGTGGTGTGTGATTCCCGCGGTGTTATCTACAAGGGTCGTGAAGCCAATATGGCGGAAACCAAAGCGGCCTATGCGATTGACGATAATGGCAGCCGCTTACTGGCGGATGTTATCCCGAACGCGGATATTTTCCTCGGTTGTTCTGGCCCAGGTGTGCTGACTCAGGACATGGTGAAAACCATGGCACCGCGCCCGCTGATCATGGCGCTGGCGAATCCGGAACCGGAAATTCTGCCGCCGCTGGTAAAAG from Dickeya zeae NCPPB 2538 encodes the following:
- the nudK gene encoding GDP-mannose pyrophosphatase NudK gives rise to the protein MSAPITIVEKKLLSDHWFVLHKYVFDLKRKNGGTVRQMREVYDRGNGATILLYNRAKGTVVLTRQFRMPTYLNGNESGMLLEACAGLLDDQSPEQCIRNEAIEETGYRIGQVEKLFEAYMSPGGVTELLHFFAAEYDDTQKRTSGGGVEDEDIEVLELPFSEAMAMVKDGRIKDGKTIMLLQHAQINGWFANAR
- the tal gene encoding transaldolase, encoding MNQLDALKQFTVVVADSGDIESIRHFSPQDATTNPSLILKAASLPAYQSLFADALAYARQQGGSKETQLINASDRLAVNIGTEILNSIPGRVSTEVDARLSFDRGMCVAKARKLIAMYEEKDIHRSRILIKLAATWEGICAAEELEKEGINCNLTLLFSFAQARACAEAGVYLISPFVGRIYDWYQARQPSADYNAEQDPGVLSVRRIYEYYKQHRYRTIVMGASFRKVEQILALAGCDRLTIAPALLEQLKNSTAPVERRLSPSTEGFHQPAPLSETEFRWQHNQDPMAVEKLSEGIRLFAADQQKLEDLLAAQL